A genomic region of Pseudomonas sp. MPC6 contains the following coding sequences:
- the hutC gene encoding histidine utilization repressor yields the protein MITQQIDSGNWPPHYRVPSESELVSQLGFSRMTINRALREMTADGLLVRMQGVGTFVAEPKSQSALFEVHNIADEIASRGHRHACKVIILEEEAAGSERALALDMREGQKVFHSLIVHYENDIPVQIEDRFVNALVAPDYLKQDFTLQTPYAYLNQVAPLTEGEHVVEAILAEPSECKLLQIEKGEPCLLIRRRTWSGRQPVTAARLIHPGSRHRLEGRFHK from the coding sequence ATGATCACCCAGCAGATCGACAGTGGAAACTGGCCGCCGCACTACCGCGTTCCGTCGGAAAGCGAGCTGGTCAGCCAGCTGGGTTTCAGCCGCATGACCATCAACCGGGCCTTGCGCGAGATGACCGCCGACGGTCTGCTGGTGCGCATGCAGGGCGTCGGGACCTTCGTCGCCGAGCCGAAAAGCCAGTCCGCGTTGTTTGAAGTGCACAACATCGCCGACGAGATCGCCTCTCGTGGCCATCGCCACGCCTGCAAGGTGATCATCCTTGAAGAAGAGGCCGCCGGTTCCGAGCGGGCCCTGGCGCTGGACATGCGTGAAGGCCAGAAGGTGTTCCACTCGTTGATCGTGCATTACGAGAACGATATCCCGGTGCAAATCGAAGACCGTTTCGTCAACGCACTGGTGGCGCCGGACTACCTCAAGCAGGATTTCACCCTGCAAACGCCCTACGCCTACCTGAATCAGGTCGCGCCGCTGACCGAAGGCGAGCACGTGGTCGAGGCGATTCTGGCCGAGCCGTCCGAATGCAAATTGCTGCAGATTGAAAAAGGCGAGCCGTGCCTGCTGATTCGTCGCCGGACCTGGTCCGGCCGTCAGCCGGTGACGGCCGCCCGTTTGATCCACCCGGGTTCGCGCCATCGTCTGGAAGGGCGCTTTCATAAGTAA
- a CDS encoding DUF924 family protein: MTAPWQPLLEWWFGTFESPSEIAADKGRLWFGKRDSQDLEARTRFGGWVEQALAGGLTEWAQRPDGWLALVLLLDQLPRMIFRDSPKSFSGDLRAQALVAQGIAADFDRQLRPIERVFIYLVFEHCENLAVQNEAVSRYIDLVAQQPESDRTLFNDYLDYAEQHQQVIARFGRFPHRNAVLGRESTAEELAFLSRPGSRF; this comes from the coding sequence ATGACCGCGCCCTGGCAGCCGTTGCTCGAGTGGTGGTTCGGTACGTTCGAATCCCCCAGCGAAATAGCGGCTGACAAGGGCAGGTTATGGTTTGGCAAACGCGACAGCCAGGACCTCGAAGCGCGAACGCGTTTCGGGGGCTGGGTCGAGCAGGCACTGGCCGGCGGATTGACCGAGTGGGCGCAACGTCCCGATGGTTGGCTGGCCCTGGTGTTGTTGCTCGATCAACTGCCGCGGATGATCTTTCGCGACTCTCCAAAATCCTTTTCCGGCGATCTCAGGGCCCAGGCGCTGGTGGCGCAAGGCATTGCTGCGGATTTCGACCGGCAGTTGCGGCCTATCGAGCGGGTGTTCATCTACCTGGTGTTCGAGCACTGCGAGAATCTGGCGGTGCAGAATGAAGCCGTTTCCAGGTACATCGATCTGGTTGCGCAACAGCCGGAGTCCGATCGGACACTGTTCAACGATTACCTGGACTATGCCGAGCAGCATCAGCAGGTGATTGCGCGGTTTGGGCGGTTTCCGCACAGGAATGCGGTGTTGGGAAGGGAGTCTACTGCTGAGGAGTTGGCGTTTCTCTCCAGGCCGGGCTCTCGGTTTTAG
- a CDS encoding lipocalin family protein, translating into MKRLLILLFAGLILAGCATSGEDPLAPKTVDGVNLKRYQGTWYELARLPMYFQRNCAQSEAHYTLKPDGNVLVLNRCLTSDWQWEEIKGTASPQVPGKTDKLLVEFDTWVSRLLPGMVKGEYWVLYVSEDYKTAIVGDSSRKYLWLLSRTPTVNGVVREELLSKARQQGYDTTRLIWRASDAQMAKTSN; encoded by the coding sequence ATGAAGCGGTTACTGATTTTACTTTTTGCCGGCCTGATACTAGCCGGCTGCGCCACTTCCGGCGAAGACCCGTTGGCGCCCAAGACCGTCGACGGTGTCAACCTCAAGCGTTACCAGGGCACCTGGTACGAGCTGGCTCGTCTGCCCATGTACTTCCAGCGCAACTGCGCGCAATCCGAAGCCCATTACACCCTCAAGCCTGACGGCAACGTGCTGGTGTTGAACCGCTGCCTGACGTCGGACTGGCAATGGGAAGAGATCAAGGGCACGGCGTCTCCGCAGGTGCCCGGCAAGACTGACAAGCTCTTGGTCGAATTCGACACCTGGGTCTCGCGTTTGCTGCCAGGTATGGTGAAGGGAGAATACTGGGTGTTGTACGTCAGCGAAGACTACAAGACGGCAATCGTTGGCGACTCGAGCCGCAAATATCTGTGGCTGCTGTCGCGGACTCCGACGGTTAACGGTGTAGTGCGTGAAGAACTGCTGAGCAAGGCGCGCCAGCAGGGCTACGACACCACGCGTCTGATCTGGCGCGCATCGGATGCGCAGATGGCCAAGACCTCGAACTGA
- a CDS encoding formimidoylglutamate deiminase, protein MSAFFADRALLPSGWANNVRLEVNAEGILTHIQADSHADGAERLSGPLLPGMPNLHSHAFQRAMAGLAEVAGNPNDSFWTWRDLMYRLVGKISPDQLGVIARQLYIEMLKAGYTSVAEFHYVHHDSNGQPYADPAELALRISQAASAAGIGLTLLPVLYSHSGFGGQAPNDGQRRFINSTENYLKLQSRLQPILAQQPAQSLGLCFHSLRAVTPQQISEVLAASDPQCPVHIHIAEQQKEVDDCLGWSGRRPLQWLYENTEVDQRWCLVHATHANPEEVTLMAKSRAIAGLCLTTEANLGDGIFPAVDFLAQGGRMGIGSDSHVSLSVVEELRWLEYGQRLRDQRRNRLYGADQPMVGRTLYDAALEGGAQAMGQPIGALEVGKRADWLVLDGNDPYLATASGDGILNRWLFAGGDRQVRDVLVNGQWVVRDGRHADEEESNRAFTQVLRDLLG, encoded by the coding sequence ATGTCCGCCTTCTTTGCCGATCGCGCGCTGCTGCCTAGTGGATGGGCCAACAATGTACGTCTTGAGGTCAATGCCGAGGGCATCCTGACCCATATCCAGGCCGATTCTCACGCAGATGGCGCCGAACGGCTAAGCGGTCCGCTGCTGCCGGGAATGCCCAACCTGCACTCCCACGCCTTCCAGCGGGCCATGGCCGGGCTGGCGGAAGTGGCGGGTAATCCGAACGACAGTTTCTGGACCTGGCGCGATTTGATGTATCGCCTCGTCGGAAAAATCAGCCCGGATCAACTCGGCGTCATCGCGCGTCAGCTGTACATCGAAATGCTCAAGGCCGGTTATACCTCGGTCGCGGAATTTCATTACGTGCATCACGACAGCAATGGTCAGCCTTACGCAGACCCGGCCGAACTGGCCCTGCGCATCAGCCAGGCTGCCAGTGCCGCCGGCATCGGCCTGACGCTGTTGCCCGTGCTGTACAGCCATTCCGGTTTCGGCGGCCAGGCCCCGAACGATGGCCAGCGGCGCTTTATCAACAGCACCGAAAACTATCTCAAGCTGCAGTCGCGCTTGCAGCCGATCCTGGCGCAACAGCCGGCACAGTCGCTGGGTCTGTGTTTCCACTCGTTGCGTGCAGTCACACCGCAGCAGATCAGCGAAGTGCTGGCAGCCAGCGACCCACAGTGCCCGGTACACATTCACATCGCAGAACAGCAGAAGGAAGTCGATGACTGCCTGGGCTGGAGTGGCCGGCGTCCGCTGCAATGGCTGTACGAAAATACCGAAGTCGATCAACGCTGGTGCCTGGTCCACGCCACCCACGCCAACCCGGAGGAAGTCACGCTGATGGCCAAGAGCCGCGCCATTGCCGGCCTGTGCCTGACCACCGAAGCCAACCTCGGCGACGGGATTTTCCCTGCGGTGGATTTCCTGGCCCAGGGCGGGCGCATGGGCATCGGTTCCGACAGCCATGTGTCGCTCAGCGTGGTGGAAGAATTGCGTTGGCTGGAATACGGCCAGCGGCTGCGTGATCAGCGGCGTAACCGGTTGTATGGCGCGGATCAGCCAATGGTTGGCCGCACGCTGTATGACGCGGCGCTGGAGGGCGGGGCTCAGGCAATGGGGCAGCCGATCGGCGCACTGGAAGTTGGCAAGCGTGCGGATTGGCTGGTGCTGGACGGCAATGATCCGTACCTGGCGACGGCCAGTGGTGACGGGATCTTGAACCGTTGGTTGTTTGCCGGTGGTGATCGGCAGGTGCGCGATGTGCTGGTCAATGGCCAGTGGGTTGTGCGTGACGGGCGTCATGCCGACGAAGAAGAGAGCAACCGAGCGTTCACCCAGGTCTTGCGCGATCTCCTCGGCTGA
- a CDS encoding DUF2339 domain-containing protein yields MQWMFMLIGLVLGWMLDESFSDALLGALLGLGIGQAICIGRLGSQAAEQRLLLEKAQVALHAVEQRLVMLEVSGVKSAEVREPAPSAEIIVDDVSAQPPELIWELPPELEPISVAATETRPPPPVDAWKPEPVARKPHQSAIPRDPDLIERAISVVRAWLFGGNTVLRVGVVLLFLGLAFLLRYATEGMVVPIELRYVGVATAALVLLGLGWWLRARNSQYALVLQGTGIAVLYLTVFAAMRLHPLLDPSTALALLVAVTLFSATLAITQDALGLAVAAALGGFAAPILTSTGVGNHVVLFSYFALLNAGILAIAWFKAWRLLNLIGFVGTFGIGLAWGLRAYAPDLLWSTEPFLILFFLMYLAIGLLFARRKLLERADAAGDDSREALPRRSSRKGDYVDGTLLFGPPLVGFGLQFALVRHLDFAAAFSALVLGMIYMGLARWLNGGRTLLLAQTCLALGVIFATLAIPLGLDARWTAAAWAVEGAGIFWLGLRQQRPLARAFALLLQLGSALAFLGELRMGASSLLGGAPLGALMLGGALLFSFYQLRSALPGQASQWERKGLPVLASLGLAFLYLLAPLFFFTQGTAISWALGGLATLFGGLRLQSWTFLFSAFAVQLLGGAAFLLAGPDLFGPLAGEGLRPLAHGGFWTPWVLGLAAMVGAWRLQFGNPASALDTSSVQRLSDVLLVWGALWWALAWIGEVLRFAPVNVQATLLLWVAAISVALWAMLALRLKWPSLGLLCTVLMPAAGLVLLAAWHSRYHPAADIAWLAWTAVFVVHFISLRRLAPMLPARPLSTAHVLGCWLLIGVLALELRYGLMVLSEHYNAWRWLGWAMLPSLYLVLAAAPRAWPWPVSAYPREYRLYAAAPLALLMLGWFWLANVVSDGSAEPLPYVPLINPLESGLLFALFGVYVWSRSAVTQWAIRKDYAAQAARLIAGVSLFAFFTALVMRTAHHWGDVPFELDALLDSMRVQAGLSIVWTLIALSLMIGGHLRHRREVWLIGAALIGVVVAKLFFVELSNRGGLARIVSFIGVGVLLLVVGYFAPLPPRRVDAVPDPAKPAPQTEGVSS; encoded by the coding sequence ATGCAATGGATGTTCATGCTGATTGGCCTGGTGCTGGGCTGGATGCTCGACGAGTCGTTCAGCGATGCGCTGTTGGGCGCATTGCTCGGGTTGGGGATCGGCCAGGCCATTTGCATCGGCCGTCTGGGTTCACAGGCCGCCGAGCAACGCTTGCTGCTTGAAAAGGCACAGGTTGCACTGCATGCGGTCGAGCAGCGTCTGGTCATGTTGGAGGTGTCAGGCGTCAAATCGGCTGAAGTCCGCGAGCCCGCTCCGTCCGCTGAAATCATTGTCGATGATGTTTCTGCCCAACCCCCCGAATTGATCTGGGAACTCCCGCCCGAACTCGAACCGATATCGGTTGCGGCCACCGAAACCAGGCCCCCGCCGCCCGTCGATGCCTGGAAACCCGAGCCGGTTGCCCGCAAACCGCATCAATCGGCCATCCCTCGCGACCCCGATTTGATCGAACGCGCTATCAGCGTCGTCCGCGCCTGGCTGTTCGGCGGCAACACCGTCCTGCGAGTCGGCGTGGTGCTGTTGTTCCTTGGCCTGGCATTTCTACTGCGTTATGCCACCGAAGGCATGGTGGTGCCGATTGAGTTGCGTTACGTCGGCGTCGCGACGGCGGCATTGGTCCTCCTGGGGTTGGGTTGGTGGCTCAGGGCGCGCAACAGCCAATACGCACTGGTGCTGCAAGGCACCGGGATCGCGGTGTTGTACCTGACCGTGTTTGCCGCGATGCGCCTGCATCCGCTGCTCGATCCATCGACGGCGTTGGCTCTGCTGGTCGCGGTGACGCTGTTCTCGGCGACTCTGGCCATTACCCAGGACGCTTTGGGGCTGGCTGTCGCTGCGGCACTCGGCGGTTTCGCGGCGCCTATCCTGACGTCCACCGGCGTCGGCAATCACGTTGTGCTGTTCAGTTACTTCGCCTTGCTCAATGCCGGCATCCTCGCCATCGCCTGGTTCAAGGCCTGGCGTTTGCTCAACCTGATCGGTTTTGTCGGCACCTTCGGCATCGGTTTGGCCTGGGGCCTGCGCGCCTATGCACCGGACCTGTTGTGGAGCACCGAGCCGTTCCTGATTCTGTTCTTCCTGATGTACCTGGCCATCGGCCTGCTATTTGCCCGGCGCAAGCTGCTGGAGAGGGCTGACGCGGCCGGGGATGACAGCCGCGAGGCGCTGCCGCGCCGATCGTCGCGCAAGGGTGACTATGTCGACGGCACCTTGCTGTTCGGCCCGCCGCTGGTGGGCTTCGGCTTGCAGTTCGCGTTAGTGCGGCACCTGGATTTCGCCGCGGCGTTCAGTGCGTTGGTGTTGGGCATGATCTACATGGGGCTCGCCCGATGGCTGAACGGGGGGCGGACCTTGCTGTTGGCGCAAACCTGTCTGGCGCTGGGCGTGATCTTCGCCACCCTGGCGATTCCGCTGGGGCTCGACGCCCGCTGGACGGCTGCCGCCTGGGCAGTGGAAGGTGCGGGGATTTTCTGGCTCGGCCTGCGTCAGCAACGACCGCTGGCCCGGGCCTTTGCCCTGCTGCTGCAACTGGGTTCGGCGCTGGCGTTCCTCGGTGAACTGCGCATGGGCGCGAGCAGCCTGCTGGGCGGGGCGCCGCTGGGGGCGTTGATGCTCGGCGGGGCGTTGTTGTTCAGCTTCTATCAATTGCGCAGCGCTTTGCCTGGACAGGCTTCGCAGTGGGAGCGTAAAGGGTTGCCAGTGCTGGCCAGCCTCGGTCTGGCCTTTCTGTACTTGCTGGCACCGCTGTTCTTCTTCACCCAAGGTACGGCGATCAGTTGGGCGCTGGGGGGGTTGGCGACGCTGTTTGGCGGCTTGCGTCTGCAATCCTGGACGTTCCTGTTCAGCGCGTTTGCCGTGCAATTACTGGGCGGCGCGGCGTTCCTGCTGGCCGGACCTGATCTGTTCGGGCCGTTGGCCGGCGAAGGTCTGCGCCCCTTGGCCCATGGCGGTTTCTGGACCCCGTGGGTGCTGGGCCTGGCCGCGATGGTCGGGGCTTGGCGGTTGCAGTTCGGCAACCCTGCCTCGGCGCTCGATACATCGAGTGTGCAGCGTTTGTCCGACGTGTTGCTGGTGTGGGGCGCGCTCTGGTGGGCGCTGGCGTGGATCGGTGAAGTGCTGCGGTTTGCCCCTGTGAATGTGCAAGCGACGTTATTGCTGTGGGTCGCGGCGATCAGTGTCGCCTTGTGGGCAATGTTGGCGCTGCGTCTGAAATGGCCGTCATTGGGATTGCTCTGCACCGTGCTGATGCCCGCCGCCGGCCTGGTATTGCTGGCGGCTTGGCACTCGCGTTATCACCCGGCTGCCGATATCGCCTGGTTAGCCTGGACGGCGGTGTTCGTTGTGCATTTCATTTCCCTGCGGCGTCTGGCGCCAATGTTGCCGGCGCGTCCCCTGAGCACAGCGCATGTCCTAGGCTGTTGGCTGCTGATCGGGGTACTGGCGCTGGAGTTGCGCTACGGCTTGATGGTGTTGTCCGAGCACTACAACGCCTGGCGCTGGTTGGGTTGGGCAATGCTGCCAAGCCTGTATCTGGTGCTCGCGGCTGCGCCCCGTGCCTGGCCTTGGCCGGTGTCGGCTTATCCCCGGGAATACCGTCTATACGCGGCAGCCCCCCTGGCATTGTTGATGCTCGGCTGGTTCTGGCTGGCGAACGTCGTCAGTGATGGCTCTGCCGAGCCGCTGCCCTATGTGCCACTGATCAACCCGCTGGAGTCAGGCCTGCTGTTCGCGCTGTTCGGCGTCTACGTCTGGTCACGCAGCGCGGTGACGCAATGGGCGATTCGCAAGGATTACGCCGCGCAAGCCGCGCGGCTGATCGCCGGGGTTTCGCTGTTTGCATTCTTTACTGCGCTGGTGATGCGCACCGCCCACCACTGGGGCGATGTGCCATTCGAACTGGATGCCTTGCTCGACTCCATGCGGGTTCAGGCCGGCCTCTCCATCGTCTGGACCTTGATCGCCCTGAGCCTGATGATCGGCGGTCATCTGCGCCATCGCCGCGAAGTCTGGCTGATCGGTGCGGCGCTGATCGGCGTAGTGGTGGCCAAGCTGTTCTTTGTCGAATTGAGCAACCGCGGCGGGCTGGCACGGATCGTGTCGTTTATCGGAGTGGGTGTTTTGCTGTTGGTGGTCGGTTATTTCGCCCCGTTGCCGCCCAGGCGCGTTGATGCTGTGCCTGATCCTGCAAAACCGGCCCCGCAAACCGAAGGCGTGTCGTCTTGA
- a CDS encoding peptidoglycan recognition family protein, translating into MSRANFTTTTKAQEVKPDQPIHPVSITVNDRAATRDVIIRKLRSLQATFVERSFWGALKGKPEMVLDWDYTMIALHHAGRSYECTPGGIKQMQGIQAQHMGNKFDDIGYHYGIACDGTVLEGRDIRLQASSVKLFNKGVIGIVLLENLTTAEEGGDIVSKGREALEFIGYSTTNVIPAAQIDALLHLINALKSVFMIERFGGHREYPGQDRDGKTCPGNIGMELVRNIRIKTQLLPPPNPRAQ; encoded by the coding sequence ATGAGCAGAGCAAACTTCACAACGACGACAAAGGCGCAGGAAGTGAAGCCCGACCAGCCGATACACCCTGTTTCTATTACGGTTAACGATCGCGCCGCCACACGTGATGTGATAATCAGAAAACTTCGATCGCTGCAAGCAACATTCGTCGAGCGATCATTCTGGGGAGCGCTGAAAGGCAAGCCGGAGATGGTACTCGATTGGGACTACACCATGATTGCGCTGCACCATGCTGGCCGCTCATACGAATGTACTCCCGGGGGCATTAAGCAGATGCAAGGCATCCAAGCCCAACATATGGGCAATAAATTTGATGATATCGGCTATCACTACGGCATCGCCTGTGACGGCACGGTTCTAGAAGGACGCGATATTCGGCTTCAAGCGTCAAGCGTTAAGCTTTTCAATAAAGGCGTCATTGGCATTGTGCTTCTTGAGAATCTGACCACAGCAGAAGAAGGGGGAGACATAGTTTCCAAAGGGCGCGAAGCACTCGAATTTATAGGATATAGCACAACTAACGTGATACCTGCAGCGCAAATTGACGCGCTACTGCATTTGATCAATGCACTAAAAAGTGTATTCATGATTGAACGATTCGGCGGTCACAGAGAGTACCCAGGGCAAGATAGAGATGGAAAAACTTGCCCTGGAAACATTGGCATGGAGCTAGTAAGGAATATCCGTATAAAAACACAATTATTGCCACCGCCAAACCCGCGAGCCCAATGA
- a CDS encoding methyl-accepting chemotaxis protein, whose amino-acid sequence MTRNMKFSHKILLAAALVVAVAFACFILFNDYRQRQTLRSSTEASMQELGSLTTSNIQTWLESRIQLLQSLSQQLAVDGSAQASLKRAIDLPAYTSNFQLSYFGGIDGVMFSIPAGNRAADYDPRTRGWYKAATSAQQTIVTEPYIAASSGKLVITVATPVKHQNQMIGVVGADIDLSSVSAIINSLNFGGHGHAFIVSADGKILIHPDSTLVLKGLVDAYPNGTPKVSPGMKEVEIDGKRQFISFTHVNGVPSADWYVALVLDQETAFAMLSEFRTSAIIAMVIAVVIIIALLGMLISFLMQPLLTMGRAMHDIAEGEGDLTKRLTIHGHDEFGALGTSFNRFVERIHSSIREVASATGQVNEVALRVVAASNSSMFNSDQQASRTSSVAAAINELGAAAQEIAQNAALASQHSSDARSLAEDGQQVVDKTIAAMQQLSAKISDSCGNIETLNSNTVNIGQILEVITSISQQTNLLALNAAIEAARAGEAGRGFAVVADEVRNLAHRTQDSAQQVQKMIEELQVGAREAVSIMTDSQRQSESSVGIANQAGERLGSVTARIGEIDGMNQSVATATEEQTAVVESINVDITEINTLNQEGVENLQATLRACSDLEQQAARLKQLVGSFRI is encoded by the coding sequence ATGACCAGAAACATGAAGTTCAGCCACAAGATCTTGTTGGCTGCCGCCCTCGTGGTGGCCGTTGCATTCGCTTGTTTCATCCTGTTCAACGACTACCGCCAGCGCCAGACCTTGCGCAGCAGTACCGAAGCCTCGATGCAGGAACTCGGCAGCCTGACCACCAGCAATATCCAGACCTGGCTGGAAAGCCGCATCCAGTTGCTGCAATCGCTGTCCCAGCAACTCGCCGTCGATGGCAGCGCCCAGGCCAGCCTCAAGCGCGCCATCGACCTGCCGGCCTACACCAGCAACTTCCAACTGAGTTACTTCGGCGGCATAGATGGCGTGATGTTCTCGATTCCGGCCGGCAATCGCGCCGCGGACTATGATCCCCGTACCCGTGGCTGGTACAAGGCGGCCACTAGTGCGCAGCAGACAATCGTTACCGAACCCTACATCGCGGCCTCGTCAGGCAAACTGGTGATCACCGTCGCCACCCCGGTGAAGCATCAGAACCAGATGATTGGCGTCGTCGGCGCAGACATCGATCTGTCCAGTGTCAGCGCCATCATCAACTCGCTGAATTTCGGCGGTCACGGCCATGCGTTCATCGTCAGTGCCGACGGCAAGATCCTGATCCACCCGGACAGCACACTGGTACTCAAGGGTCTGGTCGACGCTTATCCGAACGGCACGCCAAAAGTCAGCCCGGGGATGAAAGAAGTCGAGATCGACGGCAAGCGCCAGTTCATCTCCTTCACCCACGTCAACGGTGTGCCGTCGGCGGACTGGTATGTCGCGCTGGTACTGGACCAGGAAACCGCCTTCGCGATGCTCAGCGAATTTCGCACCTCGGCGATCATTGCCATGGTGATCGCGGTGGTGATCATCATCGCGCTGCTGGGGATGTTGATCAGCTTCCTGATGCAGCCGCTGTTGACCATGGGTCGCGCGATGCATGACATCGCCGAAGGCGAAGGCGACCTGACCAAACGCCTGACCATCCACGGCCATGACGAATTCGGCGCGCTGGGCACCTCGTTCAACCGTTTTGTCGAACGTATCCACAGCTCGATTCGGGAAGTGGCCTCGGCGACCGGCCAGGTCAACGAAGTGGCCTTGCGGGTGGTGGCCGCGTCGAACTCGTCGATGTTCAACTCCGATCAGCAAGCCTCGCGCACCAGCAGCGTCGCCGCGGCCATCAACGAATTGGGCGCTGCCGCCCAGGAAATCGCCCAGAACGCCGCCCTCGCCTCCCAGCACTCGAGCGATGCCCGCAGCCTGGCCGAGGATGGTCAGCAAGTGGTGGATAAAACCATCGCGGCGATGCAACAGCTCTCGGCGAAGATCAGCGATTCGTGCGGCAACATCGAGACGCTCAACAGCAACACGGTCAACATCGGGCAGATTCTGGAAGTGATCACCAGCATCTCGCAGCAGACCAACCTGTTGGCGCTCAACGCAGCCATTGAAGCGGCGCGTGCGGGCGAAGCCGGACGCGGGTTTGCCGTGGTCGCCGACGAAGTGCGCAACCTCGCCCATCGCACTCAGGATTCGGCGCAGCAAGTGCAGAAGATGATCGAGGAACTGCAAGTGGGCGCCCGGGAAGCGGTCAGCATCATGACCGACAGCCAGCGCCAGAGCGAAAGCAGCGTCGGCATCGCCAATCAGGCTGGCGAACGCCTGGGCAGCGTCACTGCGCGCATCGGCGAGATCGACGGGATGAACCAGTCGGTGGCGACGGCGACGGAAGAGCAGACGGCCGTGGTGGAGTCGATCAACGTCGACATTACCGAGATCAACACGCTGAATCAGGAAGGGGTGGAGAACTTGCAGGCGACCTTGCGTGCGTGTTCCGATCTTGAGCAGCAGGCGGCCCGGCTTAAACAGTTGGTGGGCAGTTTCAGGATCTAG
- a CDS encoding HutD family protein, with protein sequence MSQLKVLRAADYPRMPWKNGGGSTEEITRDAGAGLDGFGWRLSIADIGESGGFSTFAGYERVITVLQGEGMILRVDGQDTRPLLPLDPFAFCGESQVSCALLGGPIRDFNLIYAPQRYSARLQWLAGEQRFFSSAGTVLVFSVADALEVKVGNNASQLDRHDCLQLDGNVGLLEVSSNGQCCVIELIAR encoded by the coding sequence ATGAGTCAGTTGAAAGTCTTGCGCGCGGCAGATTACCCGCGCATGCCGTGGAAAAACGGTGGCGGCAGCACTGAAGAAATTACCCGTGATGCCGGCGCCGGTCTCGATGGTTTCGGTTGGCGTCTTTCGATTGCCGATATCGGCGAATCGGGCGGCTTCTCGACGTTCGCCGGTTATGAGCGGGTGATCACCGTGCTGCAGGGCGAGGGCATGATCTTGCGCGTTGACGGCCAGGACACTCGGCCATTGTTACCGCTGGACCCGTTCGCCTTCTGCGGCGAGAGCCAGGTGTCGTGCGCGCTGCTCGGGGGGCCGATTCGCGATTTCAACCTGATTTATGCGCCGCAGCGTTACAGCGCGCGGTTGCAGTGGCTGGCGGGCGAGCAGCGGTTTTTCAGTTCGGCCGGGACTGTGTTGGTGTTCAGCGTGGCCGATGCGCTGGAAGTGAAGGTCGGTAACAACGCCTCACAACTGGATCGCCATGATTGCCTGCAACTCGACGGTAACGTCGGCCTGCTGGAAGTCTCCAGCAATGGCCAGTGCTGTGTGATCGAACTGATCGCACGCTGA
- a CDS encoding class 1 fructose-bisphosphatase has translation MSRVTLSRYLIEQTRSNNTPADLRFLIEVVARACKEINHAVSKGALGGVLGSMGTENVQGEVQKKLDVISNEILLEANEWGGHLAGMASEEMDNAYQIPGKYPKGAYLLVFDPLDGSSNIDINAPVGTIFSVLRCPNEYLSQNEPLNEKAFLQPGTEQVAAGYAIYGPQTMLILTLGDGVKGFTLDREMGSFVLTHEDIKIPETTQEFAINSSNQRHWEAPVQRYVSELLAGEEGPLKKNYNMRWVAAMVADVHRILTRGGLFMYPRDSREPSKPGKLRLMYEANPMSFLVEQAGGASTDGHQRILDIKPDGLHQRVAVFLGSKEEVARVTAYHKE, from the coding sequence ATGTCCCGCGTTACCTTGAGTCGCTATTTGATTGAGCAGACCCGTAGCAACAACACCCCTGCCGATCTGCGTTTCCTGATCGAAGTGGTGGCGCGTGCTTGCAAAGAGATCAACCACGCCGTGTCCAAAGGCGCCCTCGGTGGTGTTCTGGGCAGCATGGGCACTGAAAACGTTCAAGGTGAAGTGCAGAAAAAACTCGACGTGATCTCCAACGAGATCCTGCTCGAAGCCAACGAATGGGGCGGTCACCTGGCCGGCATGGCGTCCGAAGAAATGGACAACGCCTACCAGATCCCGGGCAAATACCCGAAAGGCGCGTACCTGCTGGTGTTCGACCCGCTGGACGGTTCGTCGAACATCGATATCAACGCGCCGGTCGGCACGATCTTCTCGGTACTGCGTTGCCCGAACGAATACCTGAGCCAGAACGAGCCCTTGAACGAAAAGGCTTTCCTGCAGCCAGGCACCGAACAAGTGGCTGCCGGTTACGCGATCTATGGTCCACAGACCATGTTGATCCTGACTCTGGGCGACGGCGTGAAAGGCTTCACCCTGGACCGTGAAATGGGCAGCTTCGTGCTGACTCACGAAGACATCAAGATCCCTGAAACCACCCAGGAATTCGCGATCAACTCGTCCAACCAGCGTCACTGGGAAGCGCCGGTACAACGCTACGTCAGCGAACTGCTGGCTGGCGAAGAAGGCCCGCTGAAAAAGAACTACAACATGCGCTGGGTCGCGGCGATGGTCGCCGATGTGCACCGCATCCTGACCCGTGGTGGCTTGTTCATGTACCCACGCGACAGCCGCGAGCCGTCCAAGCCGGGCAAGCTGCGTCTGATGTACGAAGCCAACCCGATGTCGTTCCTGGTTGAACAGGCCGGCGGCGCTTCCACCGATGGCCATCAGCGCATCCTCGACATCAAACCCGACGGCTTGCACCAGCGTGTCGCGGTGTTCCTCGGTTCGAAAGAAGAAGTCGCACGCGTCACGGCTTACCACAAGGAATAA